A window of Lentibacillus sp. Marseille-P4043 contains these coding sequences:
- the ureC gene encoding urease subunit alpha: protein MKPGEYFLKKDPIPINHGRNTRKIMVVNKGDRPLFVGSHYHFYEVNPDLFFDRELAKGMRLNIGAGEIVQFPPGEKKTVELVEIGGRKNVFGFRGYVNGPVDDVVTSHTSDKYVSRKHYVKKFGPTTGDKVRLADTDIIVEVERDYTVYGDELRYGWLKTIRDGMGMNPYVTDEIAPDFVITNALIIDYWGIIKADIGIKDGKIHGIGKAGNPDYMDGVDPDLIVGPSTEVISGENRIVTAGGIDSHVHEVQPQLVKTALDSGITTMLGGGTGPTEGSIGTNISPGAWYVHRMLEAVENFPMNFGFWGRGNASFPQPIEEQIKAGAAGLKVHEDWGATPAVIDCCLTVADKYDVQVCIHTDSSNESGTVETTTLQAIKGRTIHTYHTEGAGGGHSPDIIKVSREEYILPSSTTPTRPYTINTPAANIQMLFQVHHVSRDDPTGVAMAEARIRPQTMAAEGFLQDIGAISCIASDSEGMGHIGEVIMRTWQTAHVMKQQRGRLPEETGENDNFRAKRYIAKYTINPAIIQGISEVVGSIEVGKMADLVLWKPEFFGAKPEKVIKGGFIAAAAEGMADGPVATVEPVMYRPMWAAFGKAPKSVSFTFMSKAAVEAGVPEKLGLEKKIYAVRNTRNIGKKDMILNNTLPLITVDPDSFQVYVDGEPIEKPPAVTIPLSERYFLF, encoded by the coding sequence TTGAAACCAGGAGAATACTTTTTGAAAAAAGATCCAATACCGATTAACCACGGAAGAAATACTCGAAAAATTATGGTCGTTAACAAAGGGGATCGACCACTTTTTGTAGGATCACATTACCATTTTTATGAGGTCAACCCGGATTTGTTTTTTGACAGGGAGTTAGCAAAGGGGATGCGCTTGAATATTGGTGCCGGAGAAATCGTTCAATTTCCGCCGGGTGAGAAAAAAACGGTTGAACTTGTTGAAATTGGCGGCAGAAAGAATGTTTTTGGTTTTAGGGGGTATGTAAATGGACCTGTAGACGATGTTGTAACTTCACATACAAGTGATAAATATGTATCACGAAAACATTATGTAAAGAAGTTTGGACCTACAACCGGCGACAAGGTGCGGTTAGCTGATACAGATATCATCGTAGAGGTGGAACGAGATTACACTGTTTATGGTGATGAGCTCCGGTATGGGTGGTTGAAAACAATCCGTGACGGTATGGGCATGAACCCATACGTAACTGATGAAATAGCGCCTGATTTTGTAATTACAAATGCACTTATTATCGATTATTGGGGTATTATTAAAGCGGATATTGGTATCAAGGACGGTAAAATCCATGGAATTGGTAAAGCGGGGAATCCGGATTATATGGATGGTGTTGATCCCGATTTAATCGTTGGACCATCCACCGAGGTAATATCCGGAGAAAATAGGATTGTTACGGCGGGCGGTATCGATAGTCATGTCCACGAGGTGCAGCCACAGCTTGTAAAAACAGCCCTTGACTCTGGTATTACGACTATGCTTGGTGGGGGAACTGGTCCGACAGAAGGCTCGATCGGAACAAATATTTCACCTGGTGCATGGTATGTTCATCGGATGCTTGAGGCAGTAGAAAATTTTCCGATGAATTTTGGTTTTTGGGGTCGTGGTAATGCCTCCTTTCCGCAACCAATTGAGGAACAGATTAAGGCCGGTGCAGCCGGATTAAAGGTTCATGAAGATTGGGGAGCGACGCCAGCAGTTATTGACTGTTGTTTAACAGTTGCAGATAAATATGATGTTCAAGTTTGTATTCATACTGATTCCAGTAATGAGTCCGGAACTGTTGAAACAACGACATTACAAGCGATTAAAGGAAGAACGATTCATACGTATCATACGGAAGGTGCTGGTGGAGGACATTCACCAGATATAATAAAAGTTTCCAGAGAAGAATATATTTTGCCATCTTCCACAACACCAACTCGTCCGTATACAATCAATACACCAGCTGCAAACATTCAAATGTTGTTTCAGGTTCATCATGTTAGCCGAGATGACCCAACAGGAGTTGCTATGGCTGAGGCACGAATTCGTCCGCAAACAATGGCAGCAGAAGGATTTCTGCAGGATATCGGTGCAATTAGTTGTATTGCATCTGATAGTGAAGGAATGGGCCATATTGGTGAGGTTATTATGCGGACCTGGCAGACCGCCCATGTCATGAAACAGCAGCGTGGTCGATTGCCTGAAGAAACAGGGGAAAATGATAACTTTCGTGCAAAAAGGTATATAGCCAAATACACAATAAATCCAGCCATCATACAGGGTATTTCAGAGGTAGTTGGATCTATTGAAGTTGGCAAAATGGCTGACCTCGTATTATGGAAACCAGAATTTTTCGGAGCAAAACCCGAAAAGGTGATCAAGGGTGGTTTTATTGCTGCGGCTGCAGAAGGAATGGCCGATGGTCCGGTAGCAACTGTTGAACCGGTAATGTATAGACCAATGTGGGCGGCTTTTGGGAAAGCACCTAAAAGTGTATCTTTTACATTTATGTCTAAGGCTGCTGTGGAAGCGGGCGTTCCAGAAAAGTTAGGATTGGAGAAAAAAATTTATGCAGTACGAAACACAAGAAACATCGGGAAAAAAGATATGATACTAAACAATACATTGCCACTGATAACTGTTGACCCGGATAGCTTCCAAGTATACGTTGATGGCGAACCAATTGAAAAACCTCCTGCAGTAACGATACCACTGTCCGAACGATATTTCTTATTTTAA
- the ureA gene encoding urease subunit gamma → MHLTEREKESLLIVTAAWLAKERLAKGMKLSYPETVALITYEVMEAARTGNYSVSDLHVYGKNILSEDQVMEGVPSMISKLNIQATFPDGTKLVVVYNPFKPVKQKKLEIGEHYYEEEKKKE, encoded by the coding sequence ATGCACCTCACAGAACGTGAAAAAGAGTCATTATTAATTGTTACGGCTGCATGGCTTGCTAAAGAAAGACTGGCAAAAGGGATGAAACTTAGTTACCCAGAAACCGTTGCGTTAATTACCTATGAGGTGATGGAAGCGGCTCGAACCGGAAATTATTCCGTCTCGGATTTACATGTGTATGGAAAAAATATTTTATCGGAAGACCAGGTTATGGAGGGCGTACCTTCCATGATCAGTAAACTTAATATACAGGCAACCTTTCCAGATGGTACAAAGCTTGTCGTTGTCTATAATCCATTTAAGCCGGTAAAACAGAAAAAGCTTGAAATTGGTGAGCACTATTATGAGGAGGAGAAAAAGAAAGAATAA
- a CDS encoding YmaF family protein: protein MIYHPFYGVVAPPYQQPYSEKLYDDARYVKKHIHSLMGTTSIELDHTHQYIETTGPAPNGIQHTHEYSGWTNFDDKQRHKISGRTGPAIPLQDGGHIHYYEGFTTGYPNHQHWYQGFTTPSNE from the coding sequence ATGATATACCATCCCTTTTATGGTGTAGTGGCACCCCCCTATCAACAGCCGTATTCGGAAAAACTGTATGATGATGCCAGATATGTAAAGAAGCATATCCATTCGCTTATGGGAACGACCTCAATAGAATTAGATCATACCCATCAGTATATTGAAACAACAGGACCAGCACCAAACGGGATCCAACATACACATGAATACTCAGGATGGACAAATTTTGATGATAAGCAACGGCATAAAATCAGCGGCAGAACGGGGCCAGCTATCCCGCTTCAGGATGGTGGACATATTCATTATTACGAAGGATTTACAACGGGTTACCCGAATCATCAGCATTGGTATCAAGGATTTACGACGCCATCAAATGAGTAA
- a CDS encoding Hsp20/alpha crystallin family protein — MEKAFEDFFNQHFDTQENVPNPFDKEAFAQFISDQIKNAVPNQANVSEPNNLQNVPNPSQHRRRNRPNRQSNGSPGNGNASNYEYNVFETHDFVIARIAMTNANPEQRFSVLLNSHELFLREKGQRPSLRIHLPKPVDPKKTKITTRNDILEIQMMKQPPEPLSEFDITELNEEDEEW, encoded by the coding sequence ATGGAAAAAGCTTTCGAAGATTTTTTCAATCAGCATTTCGATACCCAAGAGAATGTTCCCAATCCCTTTGATAAAGAGGCTTTTGCTCAATTCATCTCTGATCAAATAAAGAATGCAGTTCCGAATCAAGCTAACGTTTCTGAACCCAATAATTTGCAAAACGTTCCCAATCCTTCCCAACATCGACGAAGAAACAGACCTAACCGTCAATCTAATGGATCACCCGGAAATGGTAACGCATCAAATTATGAGTATAATGTATTCGAGACACATGATTTTGTCATTGCAAGAATAGCTATGACAAATGCTAATCCAGAACAACGGTTTAGTGTTTTACTTAATAGTCATGAGCTTTTTTTAAGAGAAAAGGGGCAGCGACCTTCACTACGAATACATTTGCCTAAACCAGTTGACCCAAAAAAGACAAAAATAACGACTCGTAATGATATTCTTGAAATTCAAATGATGAAGCAACCACCTGAGCCTTTATCGGAATTTGACATTACTGAATTAAATGAGGAAGACGAAGAATGGTAA
- a CDS encoding ABC transporter ATP-binding protein — protein sequence MNSRKIQTLPVEWLSVFMLEINGISYRYKGRQWLFRNLRMKMKPGEVVGLYGMSGSGKTTMARIIAGYLNPLEGHVTADGRPYPIKGVHPVQLVWQHPEKVINPRWKMRKVLAEVGGTSDSDLLGTLGIQKEWLNRWPSELSGGELQRFSLVRALGFNTNYLIADEMTTMLDAITQAQIWQAVLQLVKQRNIGVLAISHDQHLLHRISDRIINFNTLIER from the coding sequence ATGAACAGCCGAAAGATACAAACGTTGCCGGTGGAATGGTTAAGTGTTTTCATGCTTGAAATAAATGGGATTAGTTATCGTTACAAAGGTCGTCAATGGCTGTTTCGAAATCTACGCATGAAAATGAAACCGGGTGAAGTGGTTGGGTTGTATGGTATGAGCGGCTCCGGAAAAACCACGATGGCAAGGATTATTGCTGGCTATCTCAATCCATTGGAAGGACACGTAACAGCAGACGGACGTCCTTATCCTATAAAGGGGGTACATCCTGTTCAATTGGTTTGGCAGCATCCAGAAAAGGTTATTAATCCAAGGTGGAAAATGAGAAAGGTGCTTGCTGAAGTTGGTGGTACTTCTGATAGTGACTTACTAGGTACATTAGGCATTCAGAAAGAGTGGTTAAATCGCTGGCCTAGTGAACTCTCTGGTGGTGAGTTACAACGATTCAGTCTTGTTCGTGCACTTGGTTTTAATACAAACTATCTCATTGCGGACGAAATGACGACGATGCTTGATGCGATTACCCAGGCGCAAATATGGCAAGCTGTCCTGCAACTTGTAAAACAGCGTAATATTGGTGTACTCGCAATTAGTCATGATCAGCATTTGTTACACAGGATAAGTGATCGCATCATAAATTTCAATACCTTAATAGAAAGATAG
- a CDS encoding ABC transporter ATP-binding protein, whose translation MTLKHHKLKNDNTPLFEVKDLSISFRTYRNWLRESIVQVVNNLNLTINAGKILAVVGASGSGKSLLANAILGILPENATLNGTLIYKGEPLNQKKLITLRGKEISLVPQSVNALDPLIKAGKQVQTVVRGKDRKAIQQDAFDKVGLPLKTGNRYPFELSGGMARRVLVSTAIISEANFIIADEPTPGLDELTLQETINSLKQLAKDGKGILLITHDIHTALKIADKIAVFYAGQTVEIANAGDFSGKGEKLRHPYTKALWNALPQNDFFPLVGSQPSVGESFSGCTFASRCPIAMEKCANEQPKDTNVAGGMVKCFHA comes from the coding sequence ATGACTTTGAAACATCACAAACTAAAAAATGATAATACTCCATTATTTGAAGTGAAAGACCTATCTATTTCCTTCCGTACCTATCGGAATTGGTTACGTGAATCGATCGTGCAGGTTGTTAACAATCTAAATTTAACGATAAACGCTGGTAAGATTCTTGCAGTTGTTGGGGCTAGTGGTTCTGGTAAGAGTTTGTTGGCTAATGCGATTTTAGGTATTTTACCAGAAAACGCTACTTTAAATGGAACACTAATTTATAAGGGTGAACCATTGAATCAAAAAAAACTAATCACCTTACGCGGAAAAGAAATATCACTCGTTCCACAGTCCGTTAATGCACTCGATCCATTAATAAAAGCTGGTAAACAGGTACAAACAGTCGTAAGGGGAAAAGACAGAAAAGCAATCCAACAAGACGCTTTTGATAAGGTGGGCCTTCCTCTTAAAACGGGGAATCGATATCCATTTGAACTGTCGGGGGGAATGGCACGAAGGGTTTTAGTCTCAACGGCTATAATAAGTGAAGCAAACTTCATAATTGCTGATGAACCAACACCTGGATTAGATGAACTCACACTTCAGGAAACAATAAATTCCCTGAAGCAGCTTGCTAAAGATGGAAAAGGGATTTTGTTGATTACCCATGATATACATACAGCACTAAAAATAGCAGATAAAATTGCGGTGTTTTATGCGGGTCAAACGGTTGAAATTGCAAATGCAGGAGATTTTTCTGGTAAAGGTGAGAAGTTGCGACACCCATATACAAAGGCTTTATGGAACGCATTGCCTCAAAATGACTTTTTTCCATTAGTAGGATCTCAACCGTCTGTGGGAGAGAGCTTTTCCGGATGTACTTTTGCATCGAGGTGCCCAATTGCCATGGAAAAGTGTGCGAATGAACAGCCGAAAGATACAAACGTTGCCGGTGGAATGGTTAAGTGTTTTCATGCTTGA
- a CDS encoding ABC transporter permease — protein sequence MIDQIGHILSGNGNRWIRYRILISITVAIIFLVGMVVCGVFVGSEKLGVNLQIRNSEPSFSHLFGTDWLGRDMLARTLKGLTLSLGVGLITAFLSTMIAVSLSLLASWNRMLDSLATWVIDLFLSVPHIVILILICFSVGGGLKGVVIALALTHWPSLTRLLRAEILQNKSAEYVGVSGKLGKSRLWIAKHHILPHLIPQMFVGFILLFPHAILHEAAITFLGFGLSSEEPAIGIILSESMRYLSTGMWWLAFFPGIALLTMVGSFEMLGRNVRKLIDPFHGQKI from the coding sequence TTGATCGATCAAATAGGTCATATTTTAAGTGGGAATGGAAATCGTTGGATCAGATACCGAATACTTATAAGCATCACTGTCGCAATCATCTTTTTAGTGGGGATGGTTGTATGTGGTGTTTTCGTTGGATCTGAAAAACTAGGAGTGAATTTACAAATACGAAATAGCGAGCCATCATTTAGCCATCTTTTTGGAACTGATTGGTTAGGCAGGGATATGCTAGCCCGAACGCTTAAAGGACTGACACTGAGCCTTGGTGTCGGGTTAATCACTGCGTTTTTGAGTACAATGATTGCGGTGAGTCTAAGTTTGTTAGCCTCGTGGAATAGAATGCTGGATTCGCTTGCTACATGGGTAATCGATCTTTTTCTTAGTGTTCCGCATATTGTCATCCTTATTTTAATTTGTTTTTCGGTTGGAGGCGGACTTAAAGGTGTTGTTATTGCTCTTGCTTTAACCCATTGGCCAAGTTTAACACGTTTATTACGAGCGGAAATTTTACAAAATAAATCAGCTGAATACGTGGGTGTGTCAGGTAAATTAGGGAAATCTCGTTTATGGATTGCCAAACATCACATTTTGCCTCATTTAATTCCACAAATGTTTGTTGGTTTTATTTTATTGTTTCCCCATGCCATTTTGCATGAAGCAGCGATTACGTTCTTAGGCTTTGGACTATCATCGGAAGAGCCGGCAATTGGAATTATTCTATCAGAATCAATGCGGTATTTATCCACTGGGATGTGGTGGCTGGCCTTCTTTCCTGGTATCGCTTTGCTGACTATGGTTGGATCGTTTGAAATGCTTGGTCGAAATGTTCGCAAACTGATAGACCCTTTTCATGGGCAAAAAATATAA
- a CDS encoding ABC transporter permease, which produces MCKKVVLYCLRKSVKLATLLIAICILSFLLVSYSPIDPVQSYVGADMTRVSPEQRENIAEYWGLNDSKTKQFLTWGHAVLQGNLGTSLIYRSSVADVIAERFFASLALMGIAWILSGVIGFTLGIIAGMREGTMMDRIIKGYCFTLASTPGFWLGLLFLLFFSVWLGWFPVGLGTPAGMLAENVTFLERVRHLFLPALTLSVLGVVNVALHTRQKLIDVLESDFVRFARAKGEHGLILLWRHGLRNISLPAISVHFASFGELFGGAVLAEQVFSYPGLGQAVVQAGLGGDVPLLLGIVLFSTMFVFVGNLIADSFYKIIDPRIGKEEVH; this is translated from the coding sequence TTGTGCAAGAAAGTTGTTTTATATTGCTTACGTAAATCTGTAAAACTAGCAACCTTGCTCATTGCAATTTGTATTCTATCCTTTTTACTTGTTAGTTATTCCCCTATCGACCCAGTTCAGTCATATGTGGGAGCAGATATGACGAGAGTAAGTCCAGAACAACGAGAAAATATTGCGGAATATTGGGGATTGAATGACTCAAAAACAAAGCAATTTCTTACCTGGGGTCATGCAGTGTTACAAGGGAATCTTGGGACATCGCTAATCTATCGATCCTCAGTAGCTGACGTGATCGCCGAACGTTTCTTTGCTTCTTTAGCATTAATGGGTATCGCTTGGATTTTGTCAGGTGTCATTGGTTTTACCTTAGGAATCATAGCCGGAATGCGAGAAGGAACAATGATGGATCGAATCATCAAAGGATATTGTTTCACACTCGCTTCTACTCCAGGCTTTTGGTTAGGATTACTGTTTTTACTATTTTTTTCTGTATGGCTCGGCTGGTTTCCTGTTGGGCTCGGTACTCCGGCAGGCATGCTAGCAGAAAATGTTACATTTTTAGAACGGGTTAGGCACTTATTTTTACCAGCTTTGACACTAAGTGTTTTAGGTGTGGTAAATGTGGCTCTACATACAAGACAAAAATTAATTGACGTGCTAGAGAGTGATTTTGTTCGGTTTGCAAGAGCTAAGGGGGAACATGGACTCATTTTGCTGTGGCGTCATGGCTTACGAAACATTTCACTCCCAGCAATCTCGGTGCATTTTGCTTCATTTGGGGAGCTGTTTGGGGGAGCAGTATTGGCTGAGCAAGTCTTTTCTTATCCCGGTCTTGGGCAAGCTGTAGTACAGGCAGGGCTTGGTGGGGATGTGCCACTTCTCTTAGGAATTGTCCTATTTAGTACAATGTTCGTTTTTGTTGGCAATTTAATCGCTGATTCATTCTACAAAATAATCGATCCGCGGATTGGAAAGGAAGAAGTCCATTGA
- a CDS encoding ABC transporter substrate-binding protein, with protein MKKVRNNVYLVLFVILLIVTLSACSDAINKGTEESADATSKDELVLALGGEPEDGFDPTTGWGRYGSPLFQSTLLAYDQNFSIQNDLAVNYEVSKDGLDWTIKIRDDVKFSDGVPLTAKDVVFTYHTAKTSGSIIDLNNLEKVEEIDPHTVKFTLKQPESTFIYLLTTIGIVPEHAYNDSYNVHPIGSGPFQLVQWNKGQQLIVEANPYYYGEKPFFKKLTFLFLSEDAAFAAAKAGEVDVASVLPALAKEDISGMRLIELESVDNRGIMLPYVPASRETEEGIPIGNDVTADKAIRKAINIAVDRKALVDGVLEGFGTPAYTVADRLPWWNPDTVIEDGDLGAAETILEEAGWQKNEDGIREKDGLEATFTLLYPAGDQNRQSLSLAFAEMMKPLGVEVTTEGKNWNELERLMHANPVMMGWGSHDPLEMYNIYSSKTRGEGFYNANYYSNPVADAYMEKAMHATDQDLANTYWKKAQWDGETGFSAKGDAPWVWLVNLQHLYFVRDNLEIGEQKIQPHGHGWPVTDFIEQWHWQE; from the coding sequence GTGAAAAAGGTGAGAAATAATGTTTACCTGGTTTTATTCGTTATTCTATTGATTGTCACATTAAGTGCTTGTTCAGATGCAATTAATAAAGGTACGGAGGAATCTGCTGATGCTACATCTAAGGATGAATTGGTGCTCGCGCTTGGTGGAGAACCGGAAGATGGGTTTGACCCAACAACGGGATGGGGACGGTATGGGTCACCGCTCTTCCAAAGTACATTGTTAGCGTATGATCAAAACTTTTCCATTCAAAATGATTTGGCAGTGAACTATGAGGTAAGTAAGGATGGTTTAGATTGGACGATTAAGATTCGTGATGATGTGAAGTTTTCAGATGGCGTGCCACTTACAGCCAAAGATGTTGTTTTTACATATCATACCGCCAAAACTAGTGGTTCGATTATTGATTTGAACAACTTGGAAAAAGTTGAGGAAATTGACCCACATACAGTAAAATTTACGTTAAAACAACCAGAATCCACGTTTATCTATCTTCTGACAACAATTGGTATTGTTCCAGAACATGCCTATAATGATTCGTATAATGTACATCCAATCGGATCAGGACCGTTTCAATTGGTTCAATGGAATAAAGGCCAACAACTTATTGTGGAAGCAAATCCATATTATTATGGGGAAAAGCCATTTTTTAAGAAACTGACTTTTTTATTCCTATCAGAAGATGCAGCATTTGCAGCAGCTAAAGCAGGTGAAGTTGATGTTGCTTCCGTGCTACCTGCCTTAGCTAAAGAAGATATTTCTGGGATGCGGCTTATTGAACTTGAAAGTGTTGATAATCGAGGTATAATGCTTCCATATGTTCCCGCAAGTAGGGAAACAGAGGAAGGTATACCTATAGGAAATGATGTAACCGCAGATAAAGCAATTCGGAAGGCTATCAACATTGCGGTTGATCGAAAGGCTTTAGTTGATGGTGTGTTGGAAGGGTTTGGCACTCCAGCATATACTGTAGCAGACCGGTTGCCATGGTGGAATCCCGATACAGTTATAGAAGATGGTGATTTAGGGGCAGCGGAAACGATTTTAGAAGAAGCTGGATGGCAAAAAAATGAAGATGGTATAAGGGAAAAGGACGGTCTTGAAGCTACATTTACCCTGCTCTATCCGGCAGGCGATCAGAACCGGCAGTCATTATCGCTGGCATTCGCTGAAATGATGAAGCCTTTGGGGGTTGAAGTTACAACAGAGGGAAAGAACTGGAACGAGTTAGAGCGACTGATGCATGCCAACCCAGTTATGATGGGATGGGGAAGTCATGATCCACTTGAAATGTATAACATATATAGCAGTAAAACACGTGGGGAAGGATTCTACAATGCCAATTATTATTCCAATCCTGTCGCTGATGCGTATATGGAAAAAGCAATGCATGCAACAGACCAAGATCTGGCAAACACGTATTGGAAAAAGGCACAATGGGATGGAGAAACAGGCTTTTCAGCGAAGGGAGATGCACCATGGGTATGGTTGGTAAATCTTCAGCATCTCTATTTTGTGCGTGATAATCTGGAAATTGGTGAACAAAAAATCCAACCACACGGACATGGTTGGCCTGTAACAGATTTTATTGAACAGTGGCATTGGCAAGAATAG
- a CDS encoding 5'-3' exonuclease gives MARTQNVLLVDGMALLFRGFYATAFRGNFMKTSQGIPTNGIYQFLRYFLDAVDRFEPTHVICCWDMGSKTFRTDLYNGYKANRGAPPEELIPQFDLIKEVVEAFNMPNVGMENFEADDCIGTLAKHYAIEGNDVIILTGDQDILQLVDEGIRVAIMKKGQGNYDVFDNVNFYDKRGISPRQVIDLKGLMGDTSDNYPGVKGIGEKTALKLIKEYDSIDNILENIDQLPNGIQTKIKTNLEMLQLSKELAEIKCDVPISCPLETAVWQYDQTEVNNKFSELEFKHLAKLIG, from the coding sequence ATGGCAAGAACACAAAATGTATTATTAGTTGATGGAATGGCCTTGTTATTCAGAGGATTTTATGCAACGGCATTTCGCGGCAATTTCATGAAGACTAGTCAAGGGATACCAACAAATGGGATCTATCAATTTTTGCGTTATTTCCTTGATGCAGTGGATCGTTTTGAACCTACACACGTTATTTGCTGCTGGGATATGGGAAGTAAAACATTTCGAACTGATTTATATAATGGGTATAAAGCAAATCGCGGCGCACCACCCGAGGAATTAATCCCTCAATTTGACTTGATTAAAGAAGTCGTAGAAGCGTTTAATATGCCAAATGTTGGAATGGAAAATTTTGAGGCTGACGATTGCATAGGTACTCTTGCAAAACATTACGCAATCGAGGGAAATGATGTCATAATCCTAACGGGTGACCAGGATATATTGCAACTTGTCGATGAGGGCATTCGTGTGGCGATCATGAAAAAAGGACAAGGTAATTATGATGTATTTGACAACGTTAACTTTTACGACAAACGAGGGATTTCCCCGAGACAAGTGATTGATCTAAAAGGACTAATGGGGGACACTTCCGATAATTACCCTGGTGTAAAAGGAATTGGCGAAAAAACAGCATTAAAGCTTATTAAAGAATATGACTCGATTGATAATATTTTAGAAAATATAGATCAATTACCGAATGGAATCCAAACAAAGATTAAAACCAATCTGGAGATGCTGCAATTATCGAAGGAGTTAGCTGAAATAAAATGTGATGTCCCCATAAGTTGCCCATTGGAAACAGCAGTATGGCAATATGATCAAACGGAAGTTAATAATAAATTTTCTGAGTTAGAATTTAAGCATTTAGCAAAATTAATAGGTTAA